The nucleotide sequence GCTATAAACAGACAAAAAGAACCCGATAATAAATACTTATATATTAGTGAGAAAGCTGCTTGGGAGCTATTAAAAAAATGGCACCATATTGATGAAGAATACGCTTATTATAGTTTTAGAAATGCTTGTGGATTTCTAGCTCACCCAAATGAGCACAATTTCAAAACCTGGTCAGAAAAAAATCATTTAAAATTCTCAACAATATTCCCTTCAATTAAAAAAGAGAGGATTATTTCTTTAGATTTAAGTGTATCCAGCAAATGGGTGGGTTTACAGGAAGAATTTAATGATCTTGATTTTTTTCAATATAAAATAAACAAACTCCAAGCTGAACAATCCGATAGAATCATAGCCGGAGGTTACTTAGAGCCTCGTACTTTATACACATCAAATGCTTATGATAAAATAGGGAATTATGGTCGCGAAAAAAGAGCAATTCATTTGGGGGTTGATTTTTGGCTTCCGGCACAGACTCCTGTACATGCCCTGTTAGACGGAGAGATTGTAACTTCATTCAACGATGCCGGCAACAAAACTTATGGAGGCCTTATCATCTTAAAACACAGTATAGTTGATTTTGAGTTTTTTACACTTTATGGGCATCTTTCAATTGCCAGTATTCATTTAAAAAATGTTGGTGATATTATAAAAAAAGGAGAATGTATTGGGTATTTGGGTGATAGCTCGGAAAATGGAGATTGGGCGCCTCATCTTCATTTTCAAGTAATGCTGTCAAAATTAAATTATAAAAATGATTTTCCAGGTGTTGCCTATAACAACCAAATAAATGTTTGGAAAAGCTTATGTCCAGACCCAAATTTGCTCTTCAAAGCACCAGAGCTCAAAACTAAAAATGTTGAAACAAATGATTCTTTAATTTCATATAGAAAACAACATTTGGGAAAAAGCTTATCTATAAGTTATAAGACACCTTTAAACATTGTTCGAGGTGCAAATCAATATATAATTGATGCTTATGGGCGTCACTTTTTAGATACTGTAAACAATGTAGCACATGTAGGTCATGAACATCCATCAATAGTAAAAGCTGGTCAAAAACAAATGGCCTTACTTAATACCAATTCGCGTTATTTACATAATGCTATTAACGAATTGTCTAAAACATTAATTGATACGCTTCCTCCGGAATTAAATGTTATTCATTTTGTAAATTCTGGTAGTGAAGCTAACGAATTAGCAATTAGAATGGCTAAAGCTGTTACTGGTCAGCAAGATATTATTGCTTCTCAACACGGATATCACGGAAATACAAATATGTGTATAGATATTAGTTCTTATAAATTTGATAGAGAAGGTGGTAAAGGCAAGCCCGAATATACACATATAATTCCGATACCTGATACTTATAGAGGAAAATATAAAGGTGATTTAGCAGCAGAACACTATGCCAAAGAAGTCCAGACACTTATTGAAAACATTCAAAATAACAATAGAAATGTTTGTGCTTTTATCATAGAACCTATTATTAGTTGTGGTGGTCAGATAGAATTACCCAAAGGGTTTTTAACTAAAGCTTATAGTTATATCAAACAGGCAAACGGAGTATGCATTTCAGATGAAATTCAAACAGGTTGTGGACGTATGGGAAGTACTTTCTGGGGATTCCAATTACACAATGTTCTTCCGGATATCGTTACTATTGGAAAACCTCTTGGTAATGGGCACCCTATAGCAGCCGTAGCCTGTACTCAAAAAGTTGCTAATGCATTTGCTAACGGCATGGAATATTTTAATACGTTTGGTGGTAATCCTGTGTCTTGTGTTATTGGTAATGAAGTTCTTAATGTAGTAAAGCAAGAACAGCTTCAACACAATGCTTTAGAAGTAGGTTTATTTTTAAAAAATGAATTAGAGCTATTAGCTAAAGATTTTAAAATTATAGGAGATGTTCGAGGGAAAGGGTTATTTTTAGGTTTCGAATTGATAAGTGAGGATATAAAGCCTCTACCGCATCAAGCAGAATATCTGATAAACAGAATGAAAGATTATGGAATCTTAATGAGTACTGATGGTCCCGATCATAATGTTATAAAAATAAAACCTCCTTTGACATTTACTAAAGATAATGCTAAAGATGTTATTCATTACTTAAAGATAGTTTTTAAGGAAGATATGATGTCTAACTATTAATTTTTACTTTATATTTATTAACTATAAAATCATAAAGCTATGAAATCACTAGTATTCTTATTTTGTTTATTTATTTCTATCTCTAGTTTTAGTCAATCTACAGAGCAACAGGATAAAGATAAAATTATTTCTATAATGAAGGCTCAAGAAAAAGCATGGTCAAACCATAATATTGAAGGTTTTATGAAAGGGTATTGGAAATCTGATTCTCTTAAATTTTATGGTAGCAGTGGCCTTACTTATGGGTGGAATAAAACATTATCAAATTATAAAAAAAGATATCCAACTAAAGATCATACAGGGGCATTAAATTTTAAAATTAATGATCTTTCTAAAATTAACAATGATGTCTATTTTGTAATGGGAGAGTATCATCTTACTCGAAAGGTTGGCGATGCGAATGGTATTTTTATGATTATTTTTAAAAAGATTAACGGTGAATGGAAAATTATTGCCGATACTTCAAGCTAAATCCATAATTAATATTTTAGATACAATGATTCCTATCGTTAGAAAAGCGACATTAAAAGATTTACCAATTCTATTAGAGTTTGAACAAAGTTTAATTGAGGCAGAGCGACCAATGGACTCTAATATTAAAGAAAATCCTATAAGTTATTACGATATTTCGTTATTTATAAAAAATGATGATGCCGATGTATTTGTTGTAGAACTCAATAACGAAATTGTAGCTTCAGGTTACGCAAAAATTAAAGAAGACAGGCATTATTTCAAGCACGATAAAATAGGATATTTAGGGTTTATGTTTGTCCCGGAACAACATCGCGGAAATGGCTATAATAAATTAATTATGGATGCATTATTAAAGTGGTGTAAATCGAGAGAAATCTATGAAGTTCGTCTCGATGTTTATGATAACAATCCTTCAGCAATCAAAGCTTATGAAAAAGTGGGTATGAAAAAATACCTCATCAATATGAGTTTAAATATTAAAGGTCTAGATTTAAAATAAAATCAATCTTTTGAAATTCCAAATGGATCCTCAATAGTATAAGCTGGTTCAGTAAACCATTTAGGCCCATTTTCAGTCATATAAATGTGATCTTCTAATCGAATACCAAATTTATCAGGCACGCATATCATCGGTTCATTACTAAAACACATTCCGGGAGTTAAAATTGTATTATCATTTCTAACAATATAAGGCCATTCATGAATATTTAGACCAATTCCGTGCCCTGTACGATGAGGCAATCCCGGTAATTTATAATCAGGACCTAATCCATTTGCTTCTAAAACTTTTCGAGATGCAACATCAATAGAAGCACATGTGCTTCCTAACTGAGCTGCATTAAAAGCTGCTTGCTGTGTTTCTTTTTCTAAATCCCATATATTTCTTTGTTCTTCATTAATCTCCCCATAAACATAAGTACGAGTAATGTCCGAAATATAATCATGGAGCACACAACCTGTATCTACTAAAACAATTTCATTTTCTTCTAAATTTTTAGGGGTTTTCACACCATGAGGAAATGAAGAATCTACTCCAAACAGTACAATACAAAAATATGACCCGGAAGGAATTCCGTATTTAATATGCGCTTGGTGAATAAAGTCGACAACTTCTTTTGAGCTAATACCTACTCTCATTATTCTTGCTGCTGCTTTCTGAACTTCCATTGTAATATCCATTGCAGCTTGCATAATAGCAATTTCTGCATCAGATTTTATCATTCTACAACCAGCTGTGATGTCTTTAGCATTAATTAACTGATAAGCAGATGCATATTGACTAATTCCGTCAGTGATAAAAAAAGGTGTGGATTCATCAATACCAATGGTTCCTGAATTTATATTTTTTTCTTCTAATAACGTAACAAATAACTCATAAGGGCTCTGATGTTCTTCCCAGCAATGCACCTCGCCTTTAACACCCATAAAATCTAAAATAGTCCCTTCTTCAAATTGTGGTGCTATATAATCTACTTCTTTATTTGGCAATACTAAAGCACCTACCATACGTTCACTACCATTCCATTTAGTACCTGTAAAATAGAATAAATTTGTTCCTGCATGAAGATACATAGCAGCAATATTTTGCGCTTTCATTAATGTAGAAGCTTTTTCAATTCGTTGTTGAAATTCTTCTTTTTGAATAGGTTTTACTAAATGTGCAACTGGTTTAATTTTTTCTAACTCTTGTTCTATACTAGAACCTCCTATTCCTAATGTATCCATTCTTTATTCTTATTATTTATTTTATAATTTTTCACACATTACTTTCAACCAATCTTTTTCTTCATTATCTAACAATGGAGATAATTGATTGTATACCATTTTATGATAAGAGTTAAACCAATTTTTTTCAGAATCTGATAATAACGATTTATTAATTAATTGCCTATCTATTGGGAATAAAGTAATTGGACTATAACCTATAAATTCGCCAAATTCTGTTTGTTGTTTTACTGATGAAACCACTACATTTTCAATACGAATACCAAATGCATCCTTTTTATAACAACCAGGTTCTATTGTTGTTAATTGATTTGGTAAATGCTCTGTATTCCCCCTATGTGTTGTCATACTTGATGCAAAGCCTTGAGCTGGTTCATGTACCATTCCAAAACTTCCTATGCCATGCCCTGTACCATGAGGGTAATTTAACCCTTGTTTCCATAAGTGCAATCGTGCAAAAGCATCGATTTGCATGCCTACGGTTCCTTTAGGGAATTGTAATTGCTCCAATTCTATATACCCTTTTAAAACCAAAGTGTATGCTGTTTTTAAATGTTCAGATGGAATGCCTCCCAACCATACCGTACGTGTAATATCTGTAGTTCCATCTTTATATTGTGCTCCACTATCAATTAACAATATGCCTTCATTCTTAACCATAGCAGAACCTTTTTCAGGTGCCGTATAATGTATAATTGCTCCATTACCCTTATAACCTACAATAGCTGCAAAAGATTCTTCTGTATAATGATCTTGTTGCTTTCTAAAATCTTCCAGTTTTCTGCCAATTTCATATTCTGAAATCGTTCTCTTTTCAAGTTCTTTTTCTAACCAAATAAAAAACTTAGTAAGCGCTACACCATCTTTTACCATACAATGTTTCGCTCCATCAATTTCTGTATCGTTTTTAATCGCTTTAAGTTCTTTTACAATCGAATTTTGAAATACAAATTCACTTTGAACATTAGAATAAACAGCATAATTTAAAGAAGAAGCATCTGTAATAATCTTTTTATTTTCTTCTATCTTTTCTAATTCAGAAATTGCTATGCTATAGTCAACTATTTCAATATTAAGTTTTAAAAACGTATCAATCGCAATAGAAGAAAATCTATTTCTATCACAAAATAACCTTGTATGTGTTTTTCCTACTAAAGCATAAGCAGTTACCAGAGGTGTAAAATCTATATCTTGAGAACGAATGTTAAATAGCCATGCAATTTCGTCTAAGCTTGAAAATAAATAATAATCTGCTCTCGAGTTTAAAATTTCGTTTTGAACTTTTTTTACTTTAGAAATCGTTGTTTCTCCACTAAATTCTAATGGATGAATGTCAACTAAAAAATTAGGTAGATTAGGTCTATTGGCCCAAATTTCGCTAGCCAAAGCTGTTGTATTTTCAAGTTGGATATGTTTAGATTTAGCAATATTCTTAATATAATCTATTTGAGCTTTAGAAAATTGCAAAAAATCCACTCCTATAACAGCTTTTTCTTTTAGATTGTCGCATAGCCATTGTACATGCTCAGGAGCATGAGGAATTGATTGTTTATGTAAGTTTATATTATAATCTTTACACTCATCTTCAAATTGTAAAAAATAACGTGAATCTGTCCATAGCGCCGCTTCATCATGTGTTAAAACAAATATTCCTGCAGACCCTGTAAATCCAGAAAAGTATTCTCTTACTTTCCAATGCTCAGCGACGTATTCTGATTGATGAGGGTCTGTGGATGGAATGATAATAGCATCTAAATTATATTTAGACATACTCTCGCGAAGGTTATCTAGCCTTTTATTAATCATTTGTAATTAAAATTTTCTGTTTGGATGGAATGGATTTAAATCTAATGACGGTTTTTTATTAGAAATAATTTCTGAAACTAATTTTCCTGTTGAGGGTCCTAAACTCCATCCCATCATTGCATGACCAGAAGCTATTGTTAAATTTTTATATGTATCTGTTCTACCTATGTATGGCAAACCATCTGGAGAACATGGTCTTAATCCACAATCTGCCATATCAATTTCAGATTGCTCAATTATTAATCCTTTATAATAAGCTTCAGAAGCTTTTGCAATGGCACGAACTCTATTTATATTAATATTGTGGTTAATACCTCCTATTTCCATAGTCCCTGCAAATCGTGTAAAACCATTCATAGGGGTTACAGCAACCTTTGCTTCAATTAATATCGCTGGTGTTTGGATCCCTGTATGTCTTTCGACATTAATACGATAACCTTTTCCAGCTTGAATAGGGATTTTTAAATCTAACTTTTTAGCAAGCAAAGAGCTCCAAGAACCAGCTGCTAACACAACCTCATCTGCAGTTAACGTTCTTTCAGAAGTTTTAATCTCAGTAATTTCATCTCCTGTTGTTTTAATATCTTTCACTTCTTCATTTGTAAAAAACGTAACGCCTTGAGATTTTAAAAATGTATACATTTTATCCATAAACTCATGAGGGGTCATGTGAGCATCTGAATCGTAATAAATAGCACCTTTGATATTTAAATCAATATTGGGTTCGTATTTCTTGACCTCTCTTTTGGTTAAGTGCTTTACATTTAATCCTTCAGAGATTCCGCGTTGTCCAACCTCCCATTCTTCTCCTCCAGCTTCTTCTGTTTGATAATACATTAATAATCCTTTACGATCAAAGTGAAAATCAAATTCATCTGATGCCTTTAATGATTCATATAAATCTCTACCTAAAAGATTAATATCTTTTATCACAGGAATTGCTTTTTCTACTTTATGTTTTTTAGCAGATTTTTTAAAAGCCCAAGACCATTGTAAAAAATCTTTATTTAAACGAGGTTTTACATAAAAAGGACTGGACGAATCGAACATCCACTTTATGCCTTTTGTAATCATTCCTGGAGCTGCTAAAGGAACAAAATGGCTAGGCGTAATGTATCCTGCGTTAACAAAAGATGCGCCCTTAGTAATATCAGATTTATCAATAACAATAACTTCGTGTCCTTCTTTTTGAAGGTAATATGCAGAACATAATCCTATAATTCCACCACCTATTATAACTGTTTTTTTATTCACAAATTATTCCCATTTAAAATCCCAAATAGGAGTATTGCCTCCTAAATGTTCTACAAAGTAATTCCATCGCTTTTTTGTAAAGTAACTTCTATGTTTTCCTTGATAGCCATGCCTTTGGCTAGGGAGAATCAATAAGTCAAATTCTTTATCTGCATTTACCAATGCTTCGGCTAATTTAAAAGTTGCTGATGGATTTACATTATCGTCTATGCCTCCATGAACTAATAATAATTTCCCTTTTAAATGATTAGCCTTTGTTATGCTCGATACTTCTTGATAAGACTCATCAACTGGCCAACCCATGTACATTTCTGGCCACCACGCTTTTTCCATTCTAAAATCGTGATCTGCCGAACTTGCCACCCCTACCTTATAAAAATCCGGGAAATTAAGCAGAGCTTGCCCTGTATCAAATCCTCCAGCAGAATGTCCAAAAATACCAACTCGATCTGTATCTATCCAACTGTATTTATTTCCTAAATGCTTTATTGCTAAAATATGATCTTGCAGGTTGTTTCCCATATTTTTATACGAATGGTCATGAAACTCTTTTGAACGTCCCGAAGTTCCCAAACCATCCGCCATCATTACTATAAATCCTAATTCAGCTAATGATTGATTAAAAAAACCTCTGTCAAACGATTTAGGAAACATTTGAGTATGTGGTCCCGTATAAGTATGATCTATAATTGGATATGATTTTGTTGGGTCAAAATTTGTAGGCTTCCAAATTGCACCATATATGGTCGTTTTTCCATCTTTGGCAGTAAGTTCAAATACTTCTGGAGCCTTCCAGCCTTTTGAAATAGCTTCAGATACATCTGCAGTAGTTAATTCTGCTATAATTTTACCTGATTTTGATTCTCTTAAAACTGTTTGTGTTGGAATATTAATTGTAGAATAATTGTCTACAAAATAACGCCCATCTTCGGAAAAATCAACATTATGGTGTGTATTTTCTGGAGTTAATAATGTTAATTCTCCTTTTAAATTTACCTTATATACTTGTTGGTGATATGGATTATTTCCTACTTCTTTTCCTGATGCTAAAAAATAAATAGTTTCATTCTTTTCATCAATATATTCAATACTATTTATATAAAAATCACCATTGGTTACAGGAGTCGTTACTTTAGTTTTTGTATTTACAACATACATCTGTCTCCAACCACTTCTTTCTGACAAGAATAAAATTTTATCTGTACCTCCAATCTGTCTAAATTCAAAATTATCAATATTTGTATTACTGGTTTCTAAAATTAATGGCGTTTTAGTATTCGTGTTAAGATTCACTTCTAAAACATGTTCTTTTTGAAATCCTCTTTCTGCATAATTTGCAATTACTATTCCCGGTTTTTCAGTTGACTGTATCGTTACTGCATTAATATGAGTGTTCTTGGGAAGGTTAGCTTTTACTTCTTTTTTAGTATCTACATTAAAAAATACAGGTTGGGTATGCACCATGTTTTTATCTCCTGGTGAACCTCGATAATACGATAGTAATTTTGGCTTGTATAATGAATCTATACTCCAATCTAATAAGTACATTTTTTCTGCATTTTGCAGGTCTACAACACTAGTAGATATCCATTTAGAATCTTCTGACCAGTTTGCAAAAAAATGCTTTGGACGCTCTCCGTTTTCACCTTCCATTTTATCATACCATCCATACCATGATGCATATTCATAACCTCTTTTACCATCAAAAGTTAATTGATGTTCTTCTTCATTTTCTGTAGATTTTATATACAAGTTGTATGCTTTCACATAAGCTATCCATTTTCCGTCAGGTGATTTACTTTCAAAAAGATTTTGAGCTTCTCTCTCATTCTCTTCTTTAAGTTTAATAGTATACGTTTTTAAATTTAACGTATAATTTTTTCTATTACTTCTAAACGTAATTGTATTCTTTTCTGCTTTTTCAATATTAGAAAGAGATAGATCATTTGCTTTAATTTGAGTATTAGAAATTTTACTTAAAGCATCTGCAAGTTTTTGATGATCAAATAACAACTGTACTTTTCTATTTTTAAAAGCAACTGTTTTATAGGTCTTAGTTTCCTTTGTATAATCAATAAACCAAATCCCTGAATTGTCATCAAACCAATTTACATTGGTGTTTAAATTAAAAGCTGTTTTATTATTGTAATTATTAAACATAAAACTCACAGCTCTTTTATAATCTTCTTGTGTTAAATTTTGTG is from Flavobacteriaceae bacterium and encodes:
- a CDS encoding S9 family peptidase, with the protein product MCLGIISIKAQNLTQEDYKRAVSFMFNNYNNKTAFNLNTNVNWFDDNSGIWFIDYTKETKTYKTVAFKNRKVQLLFDHQKLADALSKISNTQIKANDLSLSNIEKAEKNTITFRSNRKNYTLNLKTYTIKLKEENEREAQNLFESKSPDGKWIAYVKAYNLYIKSTENEEEHQLTFDGKRGYEYASWYGWYDKMEGENGERPKHFFANWSEDSKWISTSVVDLQNAEKMYLLDWSIDSLYKPKLLSYYRGSPGDKNMVHTQPVFFNVDTKKEVKANLPKNTHINAVTIQSTEKPGIVIANYAERGFQKEHVLEVNLNTNTKTPLILETSNTNIDNFEFRQIGGTDKILFLSERSGWRQMYVVNTKTKVTTPVTNGDFYINSIEYIDEKNETIYFLASGKEVGNNPYHQQVYKVNLKGELTLLTPENTHHNVDFSEDGRYFVDNYSTINIPTQTVLRESKSGKIIAELTTADVSEAISKGWKAPEVFELTAKDGKTTIYGAIWKPTNFDPTKSYPIIDHTYTGPHTQMFPKSFDRGFFNQSLAELGFIVMMADGLGTSGRSKEFHDHSYKNMGNNLQDHILAIKHLGNKYSWIDTDRVGIFGHSAGGFDTGQALLNFPDFYKVGVASSADHDFRMEKAWWPEMYMGWPVDESYQEVSSITKANHLKGKLLLVHGGIDDNVNPSATFKLAEALVNADKEFDLLILPSQRHGYQGKHRSYFTKKRWNYFVEHLGGNTPIWDFKWE
- a CDS encoding GNAT family N-acetyltransferase — encoded protein: MIPIVRKATLKDLPILLEFEQSLIEAERPMDSNIKENPISYYDISLFIKNDDADVFVVELNNEIVASGYAKIKEDRHYFKHDKIGYLGFMFVPEQHRGNGYNKLIMDALLKWCKSREIYEVRLDVYDNNPSAIKAYEKVGMKKYLINMSLNIKGLDLK
- a CDS encoding FAD-dependent oxidoreductase is translated as MNKKTVIIGGGIIGLCSAYYLQKEGHEVIVIDKSDITKGASFVNAGYITPSHFVPLAAPGMITKGIKWMFDSSSPFYVKPRLNKDFLQWSWAFKKSAKKHKVEKAIPVIKDINLLGRDLYESLKASDEFDFHFDRKGLLMYYQTEEAGGEEWEVGQRGISEGLNVKHLTKREVKKYEPNIDLNIKGAIYYDSDAHMTPHEFMDKMYTFLKSQGVTFFTNEEVKDIKTTGDEITEIKTSERTLTADEVVLAAGSWSSLLAKKLDLKIPIQAGKGYRINVERHTGIQTPAILIEAKVAVTPMNGFTRFAGTMEIGGINHNININRVRAIAKASEAYYKGLIIEQSEIDMADCGLRPCSPDGLPYIGRTDTYKNLTIASGHAMMGWSLGPSTGKLVSEIISNKKPSLDLNPFHPNRKF
- a CDS encoding aminotransferase class III-fold pyridoxal phosphate-dependent enzyme, which codes for MSYDNLKITIDQAETIVSTVFNIHGKASILPGELDFNFKIKTESESAYILKISRSAENENYLDFQQQLLHWVHKNSKDIVAPKVINNSNGNSISEIIDDYGNRREVRLLSWIPGRLWSQVNPQSNDLRFSLGEQCGTLTKILQGFDHAEAHQNFSWDIAQSLWTKEYLNLFDNEQQSLLSYFQNAFTSILPEYSELRKSIVHNDANDNNIIVSDSLIQPKVKAIIDYGDAIYTQIINDVAITCAYAIMLMHYNDPLEAALPILKGYHSKFPLESDELKVLYFTIAMRLVISVTKSAINRQKEPDNKYLYISEKAAWELLKKWHHIDEEYAYYSFRNACGFLAHPNEHNFKTWSEKNHLKFSTIFPSIKKERIISLDLSVSSKWVGLQEEFNDLDFFQYKINKLQAEQSDRIIAGGYLEPRTLYTSNAYDKIGNYGREKRAIHLGVDFWLPAQTPVHALLDGEIVTSFNDAGNKTYGGLIILKHSIVDFEFFTLYGHLSIASIHLKNVGDIIKKGECIGYLGDSSENGDWAPHLHFQVMLSKLNYKNDFPGVAYNNQINVWKSLCPDPNLLFKAPELKTKNVETNDSLISYRKQHLGKSLSISYKTPLNIVRGANQYIIDAYGRHFLDTVNNVAHVGHEHPSIVKAGQKQMALLNTNSRYLHNAINELSKTLIDTLPPELNVIHFVNSGSEANELAIRMAKAVTGQQDIIASQHGYHGNTNMCIDISSYKFDREGGKGKPEYTHIIPIPDTYRGKYKGDLAAEHYAKEVQTLIENIQNNNRNVCAFIIEPIISCGGQIELPKGFLTKAYSYIKQANGVCISDEIQTGCGRMGSTFWGFQLHNVLPDIVTIGKPLGNGHPIAAVACTQKVANAFANGMEYFNTFGGNPVSCVIGNEVLNVVKQEQLQHNALEVGLFLKNELELLAKDFKIIGDVRGKGLFLGFELISEDIKPLPHQAEYLINRMKDYGILMSTDGPDHNVIKIKPPLTFTKDNAKDVIHYLKIVFKEDMMSNY
- a CDS encoding aminopeptidase P family protein; amino-acid sequence: MDTLGIGGSSIEQELEKIKPVAHLVKPIQKEEFQQRIEKASTLMKAQNIAAMYLHAGTNLFYFTGTKWNGSERMVGALVLPNKEVDYIAPQFEEGTILDFMGVKGEVHCWEEHQSPYELFVTLLEEKNINSGTIGIDESTPFFITDGISQYASAYQLINAKDITAGCRMIKSDAEIAIMQAAMDITMEVQKAAARIMRVGISSKEVVDFIHQAHIKYGIPSGSYFCIVLFGVDSSFPHGVKTPKNLEENEIVLVDTGCVLHDYISDITRTYVYGEINEEQRNIWDLEKETQQAAFNAAQLGSTCASIDVASRKVLEANGLGPDYKLPGLPHRTGHGIGLNIHEWPYIVRNDNTILTPGMCFSNEPMICVPDKFGIRLEDHIYMTENGPKWFTEPAYTIEDPFGISKD
- a CDS encoding nuclear transport factor 2 family protein, with product MKSLVFLFCLFISISSFSQSTEQQDKDKIISIMKAQEKAWSNHNIEGFMKGYWKSDSLKFYGSSGLTYGWNKTLSNYKKRYPTKDHTGALNFKINDLSKINNDVYFVMGEYHLTRKVGDANGIFMIIFKKINGEWKIIADTSS
- a CDS encoding aminopeptidase P family protein, with the translated sequence MINKRLDNLRESMSKYNLDAIIIPSTDPHQSEYVAEHWKVREYFSGFTGSAGIFVLTHDEAALWTDSRYFLQFEDECKDYNINLHKQSIPHAPEHVQWLCDNLKEKAVIGVDFLQFSKAQIDYIKNIAKSKHIQLENTTALASEIWANRPNLPNFLVDIHPLEFSGETTISKVKKVQNEILNSRADYYLFSSLDEIAWLFNIRSQDIDFTPLVTAYALVGKTHTRLFCDRNRFSSIAIDTFLKLNIEIVDYSIAISELEKIEENKKIITDASSLNYAVYSNVQSEFVFQNSIVKELKAIKNDTEIDGAKHCMVKDGVALTKFFIWLEKELEKRTISEYEIGRKLEDFRKQQDHYTEESFAAIVGYKGNGAIIHYTAPEKGSAMVKNEGILLIDSGAQYKDGTTDITRTVWLGGIPSEHLKTAYTLVLKGYIELEQLQFPKGTVGMQIDAFARLHLWKQGLNYPHGTGHGIGSFGMVHEPAQGFASSMTTHRGNTEHLPNQLTTIEPGCYKKDAFGIRIENVVVSSVKQQTEFGEFIGYSPITLFPIDRQLINKSLLSDSEKNWFNSYHKMVYNQLSPLLDNEEKDWLKVMCEKL